TAAACCACTACTTTTTCATCATTTACAGTGAAAGCAGAGCCGAGGAAAAGAaatcactgtcttgtcttttgAGGACATCAGTCCAGGTACAGATGCTGAAATAAAGTGCTGACACTTTGTTTAGAGGCATCCATGCAGGCAGAGTGGGTATGCCCCAGACAGACATTTTTACTTGGGATTGTTGAAAGAAGTGTGACCAGCTCATTTTACAGAGTGGAGCTTTGAAATATTTGGATGAGACAGTGTGAGGATGTTACCTGAGAGATGGGTCTGTCaggcaaaaaggagtaggatgTTGAGGAGCCAGTGAGGATGTCCAGGACAAGAGGGTTGTCTGGGTCAGCAACCATGCTAAGAGAAACATTCATACAGTTTACAATAAGTTACTCAGTCTTAAAATTCCCATAAAGTACAATATAAACTGTTGCTACTTTTGAGTGAAATTCCTAACAGCTAAGCATGTTAACAAAAGAAGTAGCTGGAAATGAGTATCTCAGGAGTTTACTTTGaaaccaagacaaaaaaaaaggttatattCATCATATCAACTGAATAAATGGGCAGCTATATTTGAATATGTATCTTCATACATTCAGTACATACAATCAATTATGGATGTGTGCAAACAGATACCATAACAGCTTTTCCTGCTTGTGAACATACAAGTAATGTGCTGTGCTACGTACCCAACACCCTTGaataaaactggtttctctgttGGTTTGCCAACAATAGTGGGAGCTTTCAGCAGGTTCTCTGGGTCGGCGACGATCAGAGTGTGCTGGAGTCATGAAGAATAAAAAGTAAATGGCAATCCTAAGGGTcagttcttaaaaaaaaaaaaaaaaactggacttATGAAGATGAAAGTTCTCACCTCTCCAGGATCTGACACGTCATAATTGTGATGGTCAATGACAGCAGTCTTCTCCTCATCAAACTCAATCCCACACTCACTGCCCAGCTCCCTCAGAGGGTCACCTGAAtaacaagaagaaaagaaaaacaggagaGAATTTTGAGTAtattgaataataaataacacatCACTCCAGCTAAAGTTATGGTAAAAATCAACTGACCAATATCAGAATTGGCAGCAACCAGGACACTGCCTCCTCCATCGATGAAAGCTGTGATAGTCTCCACATTTATACTTCCACCAAAATCTGGGGAAAAAAGGCAAGAATAATTCATTTGATGGATTATTGCTAACACAAGCCATCAAAATATGAATTTGTAATTGAGTTAATGCTGTGCAGTTTACCCTCAACTGATGGTGAGAAGATGATCAAATGGTCATACAGGAACTGTCCATATTTGATTAGTGATAGGGAGGGATCGTCTGCCGTCTTGAATGACAGGTCGAAGCCGCGATCTGGACAGGAACAGAAATATTATGAAGGGAGAATAAAATATCAACACTGTTGTTAtgcaaatacatgaataaaacaaACCAAATTATAGATTTGAGGATTGAAGACCTCTGCCCAACAAATTCACTTGGACTTGCCGAGAATTCAATTGATCATTTAGAAAACAGTCAttcagtgtttattattatcacAAAATCCTCTCACAATAATACGATTAGTACTAATATTTTTCCGAAACACATTTCTTTGAACTTCATACACAAAAGTACAGGAATTCCGCTCTACAATTATTGCCCTCGTAGAAAACAATCGTCCATTACTGTACcagcttaaaaaaataaatagcggCATATGCACTGAGTGAATTTCCCTCTGGAATAATATCCATCTATCTTGGTAGGTTTAAGTTCATGATTAGCATATTACGATGTAAATAAAGGTGACAGTTCAGACTTTCTCATTAAGGGATTCAAGTCATACTTGTCCAGTAATTCgacataaccagtactcgagttgtaaaaaaaagaaatcaggggggatggtggattttatcatatggggacagataatttgctgattacaaataatatattacaaatagcactgaccaaaacacccgcagaaatactgcaggaatgacatagcagcagttaaatgcagccttctgtaagctttaaatatccattgggcttacatcaaatacatcaaaacacaacaataaaaaacagttttctgaatttatcaatatgactctgtccttcacaggataagtaaaatggatcactgcaaaacctcaaaatcttaacaagaatattcgtcttatttctagttaaaacgtctaattttagtaaagaaaatatcattacacttaaaacaagactcatcactggaaaaaacaacaattttcacctgtttcaagtagattttcacttgaaataagtagaaaaatctgccagtggaacaagatttgttttggttgtaataagaagatacatcttgccctacttatttcaagtgaaaatttacttgaaacaggtgaaaatggtcaaataagttatttttctggtgttatttttctggtgatgactctaaatgttgaaatagcagtaataccacattcattgttcagttttacaagggggggggggggggggtgattttgactgtttttatttcaggggggatgccatcccccctcatctcgagtactgggCATAACTGAATGTTGCAGTTGGTGCTCACATCAgttgtatttgtattattattgtattaattaattaatttttcagCTAAGCTAATATTAGCAGCCTTGCCATTGCTGCACAAAACCAATCAGATCCAAACCAATCTATATGACCTAAAGAACCCCGGTACAACTGATCAATCTGAATATTTCTGCAGGTGAAAGCAGCACAAAAACACTCACCTGCCAGACTGCGGAAGAAGATTGAATGGGTGTCTCTGATGTTCAGGTtgtccagcagcaccagcgtcTTCCCGTCAGCGGAAACACACTGCAACATGGAGACAAACGAAAGCACTAGGAAGACATTGCTAATTAAGAAACCGAACCGCCTTGGCGTTTTCATTGCGGCTCGTTTTGGACACGATAATGAAGAAGTGGAGCGGTCCGCCTGCACGACTCCGGTCGCCATTTCCCTGCAGAAAGAGACGTCAGCGTTAGCAGCCGCCGACTTCCCTTTGACCCCGAggctcagccaatcacagagagGAACGCGTCGCCCCTGGCAGCGGCTCCACCAATCAGGTGAAGGCTTTATTGCCAGACTGGGAATCACACGACTATCGACGTTTAATTTacagccagaggtgtcaaaagtattcacattcattactaagatagaagtatagatactagagtttaaaaataatcctgtagaagttgaagtatcatctcaagttttttactcaagtaaaagtataaaagtactggtttcaaaactacttaaagtataaaagtaaaagtgatgtaaggggaaaaaagccattaaggacaaaagccattggaaatgaatgcatcttagtataatgcaaatatattaaagaaccatatatgtgtactattgagcattaacatgtgtttcagagagcaggagatatgatgactagttgcctataagtattgtaatggtgcaaaaagtcaaacttcagaggcatgttatcatttatcctaacctttattggaatgtacatccaagtttagttgcaggaatctgagggaacggatgtaagaacaaaactggacaagaacatctgaaacaaccacaaccaaattcactctatccggatggagcaatttaactgggtagtttttatttaaaggccgaaatgaaatagagtaacaaggctgtttttaaaatgtaaggagtaaaaagtacagataattgtgtgaaaatgtaaggagtaaaagtaagaagtcgtctgaaaaataattactccagtgaagtatagacaaccaaaatgtctacttaacttaagtaaggtaacgaagtatttgtactttgttacttgacagcAATGCATTTTCCATGTtgaagttattaataatttctaTTTCCTGCATGTCATGCCTTAATTTGCATACATGATGcatgttgttattattgttgaaTATTTATGCCAGTTTTTTATACCAGTAAATTTTGGTCTAAAAAATAAACTATACAGTACACATTTGTATAACCATCTGGAAGTTTTTTTAAGCAACATTTTTACCACATCGATGGATCAGTGTGCTACAGTTACAAGGCCACATACATTTAAGAGTAACACATCATGTGaataaaatcatttttaaaagtgTCTTGTGAATCCAGTTCAGGTTTTTCTTTATACATGATGTTGTGTTAAGCTGAGGTCTCATGAGCAcaattcatttcttttatttcttcctcCTGCATAAATTAGATTTCTGTCACAATCAATGTTTCATTCAACCGTAAATCCACACATCTATGCCTCTTTCACACTTCATCTCCTGTTTTTACTCTACACCTCTCTCATCTGTTTTTCTTCCACCTCATTGTCCACAAGAACCACCTCCTCTGACCCTTTCAGTTCTTGTCCATCAATCTCCACTTCCTGTTTTTTCTCTCCCACCTCTGTGGAAGATTATCTCTCATTTCTAAATTACAGTGCtatgtgtgtgagatggagatgtcaatttcccctagggaacctcccaaagggattaataaagtaatctgaatctgaatcagtaAATAAAAGTGCAACACAAAGTTTATTAGACTGCAATGAATCTTTAATAAGCTGATGGAGACTTTGAGTCTAAGTTACAGATATTCAGTGCAGCTTTTCGCAGGTGATAATGTCAACTAAAGAAGCCAATATCTGACTGATGTTTAATGTAAGTAAAAATTCTCTATACTAACcaaatactttttaaatattaCATCCGTGAATTCTACTTCCATATTAAACATCATATCATCCcctcaaaataaaaaaggaaaaagaaaaaaagcagaatTCAGACTTTTCTAGAGGACATACAGCATATTTACAAACACTATACAAGCACAGGTTATGTAGTTTTTGCAAGGggaaaaaacccacacaaatCTAAATCTTTAGTACCCCTTTGTGTCAAtgtcaaaacgcatgaaaatatCAACAACCAATTTCCATAAAATATTCAGGTTGAATAGGGAAATACTATACACTTCAAAGAAATTGAAAAATAGGAGTCTTTacctatattatattataaaagaaCAAAGCAGTTTTACATTTTGGTCTAAAAAATAAACTATACACATTTGTATAATAATCTGGAAGTGTTTTTAAGCAACATTTTTACCACATCGATGGATCAGTGTGCTGCAGTTACATGGGCACAAACATTTAAGGGTAACACATCAGGAGAATAACATCATTTTAAAAAGTGTCTGTTATGAAtccagtttagtttatttatacaTGATGGTGTGGTTAAGCTGAGGTCTCATGAgcacaatttattttatttcttcatccTGCATAAATAAGATTTCTGTCACAATCAAAGTTTCATTCATCCACAAATCCACACATCTATGCCTCACTTTCACACTCCATGTCCTGTTTTAACTCTACATCTCTCTCATCGGTTTGGTGCTCGGTCTGAGTCTCCATCTGTTTTTCCTCCACCTCATTGTCCACAAGTATCACCTCCTCTGACCCTTTCAGTTCTTGTCCATCAATCTCAACTTCctgttttttctctccctcctctgTGCGGAAGATTATCTCTCCTTCCTGGATGACCTGGCCCGGCGCCGGCTGCCACGCCGCGGCGGCGACCCCCTCAGCCGTGGTGGCCGTCGTGTACTGGTAGAAGTCGGAGTCGGCCTGGAACATGACCAAGGCTTGAGCTGTGTGGATGCGGACGTGCTGAGCCAGGGAGCTGGCGTCCAGGAATTTATCGCCACACGAATCGCACGCGTACAAGATCTGGGTGTTGGGGTCTGTGGAGAGGAAAGAGGAAAGCTGAAAACTcactttatttgatttattttttagacATTTGAATCACATAAAAGGAAAAATGACAAGGAACTCCTCCCTTAACCATGTTGCCCTCCAGCTGCTTTATCAATTATTATGACATTTTCTGCACGCTTCAAAATCACATCAACCCAAGCCCTGAAGAGTTCTTacattttttatctatttattaatTCTTCTTAtccagatcaggggtcggcaacccaaaatgttgaaagagccatattggaccaaaaacacaaaaaacaaatatgtctggagctgcaaaaaatgaaaaatcttgtataagccttagaatgaaggcaacacatgctgcatgtacttcgagaaaaaagtcgaaatgtcgagaaaaaagtcgaactgtcgagaaagtcaaaatttagaaaaaaagtcgaaatgtcgagattaaaaaggaaagggtagaagagaaaaaaaggaaaaaagaagaaaaaaaaaagaagagaaaaaaagaagaaaaaaaggaaaaaaaaagaaaaaaaaacaagaaagaaaaaaatagaaggaaaaaagaagaaaaagaagaaaaaaaggaaaaaaaaaaaaaaaaaaaagaaaaaaagagaaaaaaaggaaaaaagaaaaaaagaagaaaaaaggaaaaaaaggtcaaacatttttgaaaaagctccaggagccattagggtggcgctaaagagccgcatgcggctctggagccgtgggttgccgaccccttaTCCAGACCAATACACGGCACCGTCTTGCGGTTTCCTAACACATTTTCCACATATTTTATTCATACAGGTTTGTTATTCTTCAATATTCCGATGGTTTGGGTCAATTAACAGCACAAATCTCACCTGCTTCTTGGACTTTCTCTACCGCTTTGTTGATTTCAGCTTTCAAAGCCTCCGTTTCATCCGCCGACACTGAAGTAGCCACAGGAACGACTGTTAACCAAAACATAACACTCCTCAGTGTTTGAGATCTTGACGGCAAAAAAACTGTCCGTTTCATTGATAACAATCTTCTCCTAAGTAGTGAAATCTCTCCACATAACAACTCTCTGACCTGTCAGCTGAGCCACAGCACTGGCTGCTAGGGCTTCCGTTGCTAAGGTGACGATGTCCTCAGTGGTGACGGTGACGATCTTTATCTCGCTGTCAGAGGTGGACGCCCCCGCACAATCCTCATCCATGTCGTCCATAGTTCCTCCTGCCACCACCAGCCGCTTCATACCAGCTTTGCCTTGATGGACAGTCTTGACGTGCGAGCGCAAGTTGTCCACGCGGTTGAACCCTCGACCGCATTTGTCACACAGGAAAGGTTTCTCCCCTGAAACAACAAGACGGAGCAAAGTTATCTAACTTGGACTATAGGAGGGAAAGTTGTTGGCTCCGATAGATGTTAACGTGGTGCTAAAAGAGGCTTCACTACTTATTTACTAAaggttaggggtgtaacaatatattgtgccacgaaatttcgcgatacaaaaacgtcacaatacgtgtcgtgtaggtgacaaactgtatcgcaatattgggttattaatattaatatattgtgttgactagtaccGCGtttcgacccgcggaccaaaatcttactccgctcagaagaaactagtaccgttttggtctcgatcacgggactcttgcagggttttgagctctgaacttttacttatgtaaggctggtagagttaagccttaccttattaaattaaacctttttcgggtcgtgagtaggataaacacagggaaacttctgctgagttccagtgtactttaatgtccctcaacagtgtaggattttagaacatcaacacagcacctagtgccgtactgtggcgtatcactccgcccaatctaaaacagactaatcactacagataaactgactaaaGGCATTATAGtctctgatttacatcagaacataaagaatatatttataaaataatcaaccctgaataaccaaaataaccttcttaacaaaaataaatctcctcttacacttataaggtgagcatgaatcaatcttttttatgatgtaaaattgtatgtatttatttacttttatttatttatttaattttagttgttaaatttctggaaaagaaaaaagtcaaatcatacatgagagaaactattcagtttgtgtcaaaatatttgtacttgtctgaaactgaagatgcataatgcaaacctgacatttacttttagttcagtttgtggaaaatggttggcctggctttctctttaaaacttaaacagttataaagcattacaaactgtaccaatagggcaaacgcacagtattgttttgtattttgtgtctttcaaataaaagaccattccagtcatatgttcctcatgcaaggttgttaaaaaaatactgctataatatcgtatcgttatcgtgacctcaatatcgtgtatcgtaccgtatcatgagattagtgtatcgttacacccctactaaaggttgatgtttaCGTTTCCTAAAAGATTCATAATTATGTGACACAAAAGTTTCCTAACTGTTGTGGCTGCATGATTCTGAAGAAATAAGAATCACAATATTTTTCTTAGAATTGATATCGCGATTCTCCGGGACGATTTTATTTCACAAATTGAAACATTTGTTGTAATCTTTCACTAATAGTGTCACAAAACCAATGCAAATCCTTTATCCTGGTCACATACCGGAGGACCGTCATTGAATAATTAACACAAGTTCATTGATGAGgattatacatttattataGCCTGTTCTGAATGAATTCCTGCCTGTATTTAGTATCAGTGATGATGTCTGTGTAACTCTTGATATTACGGAACTTAATTGCACATTTCTTAACAATTTTTTATTATCTATTGATTGTAATGAAAAACAGATCTCTCTTGAAAATGAGGTACCGTGTCTCAGTGAGACTGacttttaaacaaataaataattcattattCTCCAACGGTGTTGGGCCAGGGTCATAGACCAAAAACATGGCCAGTAAAGGATCGGCCAGCGGCGGTGTCCCGCACATGCAATTAATCCGCAGGAGAGCGAGTGGTGAACATCTCCAGCGCTGACTGGGCTTGGAGCGGCTGCTGCTCGAGCAAAAGGCCGTCTCGAGAGCGCTTAGGTGTGGGGAATGTAGcgtaatgtactttatttatatagcacttaaCAACAGCCTTTCGGTGTGCCAAAGTGCTTTCAACAAGTAATGGATAAAAAGGAGGataaataacaatcaaaaacaataaaacgataaaaacaataaaatacagcaaaatctAATAAGATAGAAGTGTCATAACACTACTGGGTGTTAAAAGCCATCTTAAATAGGTGGGTTTTTAGCCTAGATTTAAGAATGCCGAGGTCAGAAATAAGCTGCATCTCGGTGGGgagcttattttttttctttgttttcagaTTAACATCTACCAATAAGACCTGAAAatgtggctacatttgtcactAAAGAGGTCAAAAAACTTGCGAAATATAGCGCTAAAGTTGCTAAGTTGGCAACACCGCTGCTGTTCTGGCCAGCTTGCTCCACCTATAATGCGACATAAAGGTGCCATGTTATCGTTTGAGAGAGAGGGCAACGACAATGCAGTTGAGAAGCGTTCAAGAAACTCAGAGGAAACTTAGGAAAATAGAGCGGTTTCTTTGTGATGCGGCTTGTCAAATGAAATGCAGGAGAATCGTTGTTAGAAAGGAGATTAGATGCAAGTGTGAATTATTTTTAACGATTTGTTGTGCAGCCCTGCTTACCTGTGTGAATGATGATATGCTTCGACAGGTCTCCCACATTGACGAATGCTTTGTTGCACATTTGACACTTGTGTGGGCGGACATTGTCGTGATGGCGGATGTGATTGGCCAGTTGACTGGACTGCACAAATCTGTCCACAGAGAAAAACAGCTGATCAAAAAAGGTGAGAGGACAGAACAGACCAGGGCTTGGAGATACCTCGATGTTCCCCAAGATGGACTAGACCCCAGTCACTTCTTCTAGTCACTACAGGAAGTGACTGGGGAGGAGAAGGCCAGAGCATCTGACCCCACAACCCAAACTCAGATGACTGGTACCTGATGGCTGGATCTTGAAACTTCAACTTCATTATCAAACTCTGATTAGTTTAATAATTTATGTAACATTTTAGAAAACTTCTTCATGTCCTATTTGGGTATGCTGAGGCTCAGATCCCCATCAACATTGTCAGCGAGCTTCGATATCAACCCATTCACAAACATGTGATCACCATGATGGTTATGATGcatcattgactacgtttacatgcagtcaaaattcgggttattgctaatattccggttactgaaacattcggaatattcgtttacatggtaattaatcatttgggatatctggatcaaaccagcgacgcgcggagaacgtgatgacgcaattagcgtcatttccgcttcttcttcctgtatccaaattcaaaacaaatactgctttgtgcaacttttcgctcaccttcttgtaaatttcGCTATCCCCGTGCTTTCTAcagtctacaaatgccaaaatgttcatatctttcattacatttatgaagtgattagtctcctcctcactccaaaagtgtggcgtggtcttgcgtttctccgtgtttataagaacttcctggactcaaaagaccaggattccttgcaaacagagcatgcgcagaaaacaaattcatgttccgtttgatggggatattctgttaggcgtttacatgaccgaatattcgggttttaaaaggagtaacctaggggtcatattcaggtttttaaaaaccggaatatgagcaaattcgggttattcaaaggggttattggtgtttacatggccgtgcaaattcgggttattgactgcatgtaaacgcagtcattgcaGTACTGGTGTGTGTGCTCTGTCTTGCCACACTGACCTTTTGCCACAGCGGTCGCAGACGTagggcttttctccagtgtgctGCCGGACGTGAGCGATGAGCGAGCTGGCCTGGGTGAAAGCCTTGCCGCAGATGGGACAGACGCAGGGCTTCTCTCCTGCAACACACGAGTCGCCGCCTCACCACACTGCACTAGATAACATTGGTCTGCCGTTGCAGACTGGGAGCTCAGTAGAGAAGCTGAATGTGATGGGAGTACCTGTGTGGATGCGCTCGTGCCGCTGCAGAGCTCCGGGGTCGCTGAAAGCCCTCTGGCAGTGTGCACAGACATACGGTTTCTCCCCACTGTGAACTCGCAGATGTCTCTTAAGATTCCCTAAGAAGGAGACACCATCACACAAAGGTTAATCAAAACGACTCAAAGTGAAGAAACAACCATCTCAATGTCTTCTTTATAACAACATACTAACTAAAGACAGCTTTAATCATGCTTGGGTGACGTGCTCTGGTAAAATAAAACCAACTAAATTGGACAACACAGTTTATGCCGACCCACCTGTTGACCGGCTAACAGAACATCTACACATGAGCCTGAAGCATGAGTCTATTATTAAATGGTAACGAGAGTTAACTTTCTTTAGGAACCAAAACGACATAAATCAAAGCAGTTTCAAGAGAGAATGGCA
This is a stretch of genomic DNA from Cololabis saira isolate AMF1-May2022 chromosome 12, fColSai1.1, whole genome shotgun sequence. It encodes these proteins:
- the ddost gene encoding dolichyl-diphosphooligosaccharide--protein glycosyltransferase 48 kDa subunit, coding for MATGVVQADRSTSSLSCPKRAAMKTPRRFGFLISNVFLVLSFVSMLQCVSADGKTLVLLDNLNIRDTHSIFFRSLADRGFDLSFKTADDPSLSLIKYGQFLYDHLIIFSPSVEDFGGSINVETITAFIDGGGSVLVAANSDIGDPLRELGSECGIEFDEEKTAVIDHHNYDVSDPGEHTLIVADPENLLKAPTIVGKPTEKPVLFKGVGMVADPDNPLVLDILTGSSTSYSFLPDRPISQYPHAVGKNTLLIAGLQARNNARVVFSGSMDFFSDAFFNSAVQKARPGSQRHEQTGNMELAMALSRWVFKEAGVLRVGAVTHRRAGETIPPAAYTITDLVEYTIVIEMLSEGGWVPFDGDDIQLEFVRIDPFVRTYLKKKGGKYSVQFKLPDVYGVFQFKVDYNRLGYTHLYSSTQVSVRPLQHTQYDRFIPSAFPYYASTFSMMAGLFIFSVVFLHMKEKEKSD